A genomic window from Osmerus eperlanus chromosome 5, fOsmEpe2.1, whole genome shotgun sequence includes:
- the dynlrb2 gene encoding dynein light chain roadblock-type 2, producing MAEVEETLKRIQTHKGVIGTIVVNAEGIPIRTTLDNSTTVQYAGLLHQLTVKARSTVRDIDPQNDLTFLRVRSKKHEIMVAPDKEYLLIVIQNPSE from the exons ATG GCAGAAGTTGAAGAGACACTGAAAAGAATCCAAACCCACAAAGGCGTAATTGGAACCATAGTTGTCAATGCGGAag GTATCCCAATCAGAACCACGTTAGATAACTCCACCACAGTCCAGTACGCGGGGCTTCTACACCAGCTCACTGTGAAAGCCAGGAGCACTGTTCGAGACATCGACCCACAAAACGACCTCACTTTCTTACGCGTCCGTTCCAAGAAGCATGAGATCATGGTGGCACCAG ACAAGGAGTACTTGTTGATAGTCATTCAGAACCCGAGTGAATAG
- the LOC134021734 gene encoding LOW QUALITY PROTEIN: genetic suppressor element 1-like (The sequence of the model RefSeq protein was modified relative to this genomic sequence to represent the inferred CDS: inserted 2 bases in 1 codon), which translates to MISTATRTTATLSPLANGSADFQSAGSGFAAALQKLAKQTEPKQTEPRGSPSVVSPDPGHSPPVSSPLWGCVGLLQGQLKGHSDPGTPPAGPVSPCQSTSAPWRTDRQQATAPPALSPHPLTPSLSFTHSFLMQNLHVQNLSSPGQMSFGAVEEEYLRRLRLSPLNHVHPAAAYYSPAYLPSPLTLHRMEESLCLSALRSQFYHVPPGGALPIHPSAVHLSAGPHPLAGRMQMEDEFCLRERECERLKERDRERARELDEERERERERERARELDEERERERERERDSQKQRQVERQQGERAAERQYRAELWTRRTSPQKRLTPTRLDDVVEAPVIWPALQSSRGGVPPLLPSLVPSHLGRGLVAGGVPGTLAAGVMSRGANKEGQWLAWQRRPEEEKEGRPEPRSPGKRAEPSRDRQRSGEAHPSLGAPPPLISPKPSRLHAPPHTLWSPASLTETLPDSRCKFTPPNRPPPGLTRAEGVLGRGSLQPSAWSRAQHQDGSLEGLCPQRPWRLPLSPRACSHLGVRCPATSPSPPRELQDAKLVCDEALRQPRRLISTMDLRERRKREASEGGYYYDLDYSCDESDEEDVKAHLKRVSEQPPLKLDTSSEKVDFLRGCGLTTQAHRNQLLHQQRRKRRRMLKERSPPPPSAPPGPPTXPLTTPHTPEEMDRCPELEDKKKFLSGLHLSHISSKQRRCASPLPPSPPPYVPKTSVDTPSPQHPPPLAHRTEDTRLAKGPPAKTLQGLQDTDSPAQLKRAERGQKWHGGSWERFPPEVLAQHFQQLSSRGLSSLPKPNLKLEPVSPPPSHTNSHTHTHHSHTNSHTHTHHSHTNSHTHTNYAHTNGHSRKYHTHTNGNTHSQHPHTNSHVLVHHTHTNSLQLNTPTLHKQTTGGQNYLSEEEDEEESGRWQGIEAIFEAYHEYMDERGVERQVLLSQCRRLEAEQVALGRTAQQLSLTMGELIIQQQRVGEERGRLQAQLQHFRNCLTLPNIDWGRRQANGHTSR; encoded by the exons ATGATCTCCACAGCTACTCGCACCACGGCAACGCTCAGCCCACTAGCCAACGGGAGTGCTGATTTCCAGTCTGCTGGCTCAGGATTTGCTGCCGCCCTCCAGAAACTAGCCAAACAGACAGAACCCAAACAGACAGAACCCAGAG gTTCCCCTTCAGTCGTGTCTCCAGACCCGGGCCACAGCCCCCCTGTGTCTAGTCccctgtggggctgtgtggggctacTCCAGGGCCAGCTCAAGGGCCACAGCGACCCTGGGACCCCCCCAGCGGGCCCCGTCTCCCCCTGCCAGTCCACCAGTGCCccctggaggacagacagacaacag GCGactgcccccccagccctctccccccaccccctgacaccctccctctcttttaccCACAGCTTTCTCATGCAGAACCTCCATGTCCAGAACCTCAG ctcacctgggCAGATGTCCTTCGGGGCCGTCGAAGAGGAATACCTGAGAAGGCTCCGGCTTTCCCCCCTGAACCACGTCCACCCTGCAGCTGCCTACTACTCCCCtgcctacctcccctcccccctcaccctacaCAG AATGGAGGAGTCTTTGTGTCTTTCAGCGCTGCGGTCACAGTTCTATCATGTGCCTCCAGGGGGAGCCCTCCCCATCCACCCCTCGGCTGTGCACCTGTCTGCGGGGCCCCACCCCCTGGCtggaag AATGCAGATGGAGGATGAGTTTTgcctgcgagagagagagtgcgaacGATTGAAAGAGAGGGatcgagagagagcgagggagctgGATGAGGAGCGGGAGCgagaaagggagcgagagagagcgagggagctggatgaggagcgggagcgagagagggagcgagagagggacagTCAGAAgcagagacaggtggagagacagcagggggagagagcagcagagagacagtatCGGGCAGAGCTGTGGACACGGAGGACTTCACCACAGAAGAGACTGACTCCTACCAGACTgg ATGATGTTGTGGAGGCCCCAGTCATCTggccagccctccagtcctccaggggGGGGGTGCCTCCGCTCCTGCCCAGCCTGGTGCCCTCACACCTGGGAAGGGGCCTTGTGGCTGGAGGGGTGCCTGGGACTCTGGCAGCTGGTGTGATGTCTCGGGGAGCCAATAAGGAGGGTCAGTGGTTGGCATGGCAACGTAGGCCtgaggaagaaaaggagggaaggCCAGAGCCAAGGTCACCTGGGAAAAGGGCGGAGCcaagcagagacagacagag GTCTGGAGAGGCACACCCCAGTCTGGGAGCCCCGCCCCCACTTATCTCCCCCAAACCCTCTCGTCTCCatgcccctccccacaccctctggAGCCCTGCCTCCCTGACAGAGACCCTCCCCGACTCCCGTTGTAAGTTCACCCCCCCCAACCGCCCACCTCCAGGCCTGACCAGAGCTGAAGGAGTCCTGGGGAGGGGCAGTCTGCAGCCGTCTGCCTGGAGCAGAGCCCAGCACCAGGACGGATCCTTGGAGGGTCTCTGCCCTCAGAGGCCCTGGAGACTGCCCCTGTCCCCCAGAGCCTGCTCTCATCTGGGGGTGCGCTGCCcagccacctctccctctcctcccagagagCTCCAGGATGCAAAGCTGGTGTGTGATGAGGCCCTGAGACAGCCCCGCAGGCTGATCAGCACCATGGACCtccgagagaggaggaagagggaggccaGTGAAGGAG GTTACTACTACGACCTGGATTACTCATGTGACGAGAGCGACGAGGAAGACGTCAAAGCCCACCTGAAGAGGGTGTCAGAGCAGCCCCCCCTCAAACTGGACACTTCCTCTGAG aaggtgGACTTCCTGCGTGGGTGTGGCCTGACCACCCAGGCTCATCGAAACCAACTTCTTCAccagcagaggaggaagaggaggaggatgctaaaggagcgcagcccccccccccccagcgccccccctggtccccccac ccccctcacaacGCCCCACACCCCGGAGGAGATGGACCGCTGTCCTGAGCTGGAGGACAAGAAGAAGTTCCTCAgtggcctccatctctcccacatcTCCTCAAAACAGAGAAGATgtgcctcacccctccctccctcccctcccccctacgtCCCCAAGACCTCTGTggacaccccctcaccccaacatCCCCCACCCCTAGCCCACCGTACTGAAGACACCAGGTTGGCCAAGGGTCCTCCAGCTAAGACGCTCCAGGGTCTGCAGGACACTGACTCCCCTGCCCAGCTTAAGAGGGCTGAACGTGGGCAGAAGTGGCACGGTGGGTCCTGGGAAAGATTCCCTCCGGAGGTCTTGGCTCAACACTTTCAACAGCTCAGTAGCAGAG gactCTCCTCCCTACCTAAGCCAAATCTGAAGTTGGAGCCGGTCAgtccccctccatcacacaccaacagccacacacacacacaccactcacacaccaacagccacacacacacacaccactcacacaccaacagccacacacacacaaactacgcACACACCAATGGCCACTCACgcaagtaccacacacacaccaatggcaacacacacagccaacacccacacacaaacagccatgtGCTTgtccaccatacacacacaaacagccttcAGTTAAACACCCCAACCCTTCATAAGCAAACAACAGGGGGGCAGAATTACCTTtcagaggaagaggacgaggaggaatcTGGAAGATGGCAGGGGATTGAAGCCATCTTTGAAGCCTATCACGAGTACATGGATG AGCGTGGTGTTGAGAGGCAGGTCCTCCTCAGTcagtgccggaggctggaggctgagcaGGTGGCCCTGGGCAGGACGGcacagcagctctctctcaccATGGGG GAGCTGATTATCCAGCagcagagagtgggggaggagagggggaggcttcAGGCTCAGCTCCAGCACTTCAGGAACTGTCTGACCCTTCCCAACATAGACTGGGGCAGGAGGCAAGCCAATGGGCATACATCCAGGTGA